A genomic window from Sparus aurata chromosome 4, fSpaAur1.1, whole genome shotgun sequence includes:
- the abcc12 gene encoding multidrug resistance-associated protein 9, translating to MKSDYSFDDDVTQAASFENSFRWRTGSEASKTENTDLDDSRTSKPSTFGKYHQSLQTLKPVRFPSSQSHPVDNAGFLSFATFAWMTPMMWGMFKNKVDMGSINLSALDGAHISGKRLQRLWEEEVARVGLEKASLTRVIVRFQRTRLILAVIIGIVAMTCVFLGPAVLVNKILNYAENPERSSVSHGVGLAVGLFCTEFGKAFFISLLWALNLRTAVRLKGAFSTMAYQKVISLRVHSGISMGEMINVLTNDGHRLFEAALFGSFLIASIVLFFECIIYACLVLGYTALTGVATYIIFVPVQIFLAKLTNKFRWKAMLITDSRVRTMNEILNSIKLIKMYAWEDSFEKKVAGLRKNEKKKLWLVNYIQNINTSITSIIPTIATVLTFTVHTLLGLSLNTSEAFTTIAIFNSLRICLALMPLSVKALAEAAVALKRLRKVMLIQNPEPYLTQRGDSDSAIVMKNATLSWTAPHSSPSSANGVDTHKVDEICENEKSEALPALRNISFTLHKGNLLGVCGNVGSGKTSLISSILEQMHLLQGSLTAGGTFAYVSQQAWIFHGTVQENILMGEPFNQAKYDRVVDVCSLRPDLEILPYGDQTEIGERGLNLSGGQKQRISLARAVYSNKDIFLLDDPLSAVDAHVGKHIFEECIKKELHGKSIILVTHQLQYLEFCDDILVLEDGEVLESGDHQALMKASGRYAQLISNYQMEQSKTQKAEEESTQDSAQLKEVELEQTEIGIVNPVFDMSDEKDDVNPADKKTADSDQLVSKESTTEGAVSWRVYHRYCQAAGGYFINFLVILNIVLMIGSTAFSNWWLSYWLGKGNGTDSQGDVSQNEDLHFYQLIYGVVVIIMIALAIVKCFFYTGVTLHAACKFHDTMFKNIINSPMSFFDTTPTGRILNRFAKDQEEVDTVLPLHMDPFLQFTLLITFTVVIISSVFPPMLVAVLIIGALFILILFIFQRSIRHMKRMENISRSPCISHTTSTLQGLSTIHAYNTRDSHIKTFKTLNDINSNHYLLFNSGTRWLSFWLDFMAATMTLMVSLFVVLSDDKIISPSLKGLAMSYTIQLTGLLQYTVRQSTEVEARFNSVERLLEYITGCKSEAPRHIKEAEIPEHWPKAGAITFQDYKMRYRENTPIVLNGLNFSIRAGEKLGIVGRTGSGKSTLGVALFRLVEPADGSIVIDGVDVMSIGLQDLRSKLSIIPQDPVLFIGTVRYNLDPFNYYTDEEIWAALEKTYMKDSISKLEEKLQAPVQENGENFSVGERQLMCMARALLRNSKIILLDEATASIDSETDALIQNTIKEAFHDCTMLTIAHRINTVMYADRILVMDNGKVAELDSPAVLMQRPDSLFASLLTAANTVNT from the exons ATGAAGTCCGACTACTCCTTTGACGATGACGTCACACAAGCAGCTTCTTTT GAAAATAGTTTCAGATGGAGAACTGGATCTGAAGCCTCCAAGACAGAAAATACTGATTTGGATGACTCGAGAACAAGCAAGCCTTCCACATTTGGAAAATACCACCAGAGCCTTCAGACACTCAAACCCGTCCGCTTCCCCTCATCACA ATCCCATCCTGTGGACAATGCAGGGTTCTTATCATTTGCAACTTTTGCCTGGATGACCCCGATGATGTGGGGCATGTTCAAGAACAAGGTGGACATGGGCTCCATCAACCTGTCTGCTTTGGATGGAGCCCACATCAGTGGAAAAAG GCTGCAGAGACTGTGGGAGGAAGAAGTGGCGAGGGTGGGCCTGGAGAAGGCCTCTTTGACTCGAGTTATCGTTCGCTTTCAAAGAACCAGGCTGATTTTGGCCGTCATCATTGGTATCGTCGCAATGACATGCGTGTTCCTGGGGCCG GCTGTCCTGGTCAACAAGATCCTGAACTATGCTGAAAACCCAGAGAGGTCCTCAGTGTCCCACGGTGTCGGACTGGCCGTCGGTTTGTTCTGCACAGAGTTTGGCAAAGCCTTCTTCATATCTTTGCTTTGGGCGCTGAACCTGCGCACTGCAGTCAGACTAAAGGGAGCCTTCTCGACAATGGCCTATCAGAAAGTGATCTCTTTGAGGGTGCACAGCGGCATTTCAATGGGAGAG ATGATTAACGTTTTGACCAACGATGGCCACAGGTTGTTTGAGGCGGCCTTGTTTGGGAGCTTCTTGATTGCCAGCATAGTCCTCTTCTTTGAGTGTATCATCTACGCCTGCTTAGTTCTGGGCTACACTGCACTGACTGGAGTCGCCACCTACATCATCTTCGTCCCTGTGCAG ATTTTTCTTGCCAAGCTCACTAACAAGTTCAGATGGAAAGCCATGCTGATAACAGACAGCCGTGTTCGCACGATGAATGAGATTCTCAACAGCATCAAACTTATCAAGATGTACGCCTGGGAGGATTCCTTTGAGAAGAAGGTTGCAG GCTTGaggaaaaatgagaaaaaaaaactatggcTGGTCAATTACATCCAGAATATCAATACCAGCATCACCAGCATCATCCCCACTATAGCGACAGTTCTCACCTTTACTGTCCACACTCTGCTGGGCCTGAGTCTTAACACGTCTGAA GCCTTCACCACCATCGCCATCTTCAACTCCTTGAGAATCTGCCTGGCTCTCATGCCGCTGAGTGTCAAGGCCCTCGCTGAAGCTGCCGTGGCACTAAAAAGACTGAGG AAAGTAATGCTGATCCAGAATCCAGAGCCCTACCTGACGCAGAGGGGAGACAGTGACTCAGCCATAGTGATGAAAAACGCGACACTGTCCTGGACCGCACCACACTCCTCACCCAGCTCAGCCAACGGGGTGGACACACATAAAGTGGATGAAATCTGTGAGAATGAAAAAAGTGAAGCTTTGCCAGCTCTGAGAAACATCTCCTTCACTCTGCATAAG GGCAACCTGCTTGGTGTCTGTGGGAATGTGGGTAGTGGAAAGACGTCACTGATTTCCAGCATTTTGGAGCAG ATGCACCTCCTGCAGGGCTCCCTCACAGCTGGTGGGACGTTTGCCTACGTTTCCCAGCAGGCCTGGATATTCCACGGAACTGTTCAGGAAAACATCCTGATGGGAGAACCTTTTAACCAGGCCAA ATACGACAGAGTCGTGGACGTCTGTAGCCTCAGACCTGACCTGGAAATCCTTCCTTATGGCGATCAAACTGAG ATTGGAGAGCGAGGGCTGAATCTGTCCGGTGGGCAGAAGCAGAGGATCAGCCTGGCCAGAGCTGTCTACTCTAATAAGGACATCTTCCTCCTGGACGATCCGCTATCTGCTGTTGACGCCCACGTggggaaacacatttttgaagaATGCATTAAGAAGGAGCTCCATGGAAAATCCATCATACTGGTTACACACCAGCTGCAG TATCTGGAGTTCTGTGATGACATCTTGGTTCTGGAGGACGGCGAGGTGCTGGAGAGCGGAGACCATCAGGCCCTGATGAAAGCAAGCGGTCGCTACGCTCAGCTCATCAGCAACTACCAGATGGAACAGTCCAAA ACTCAGAAAGCGGAGGAAGAGTCAACCCAAGACTCTGCCCAGCTGAAGGAGGTTGAGCTAGAACAAACAGAGATCGGGATAGTGAACCCAG TGTTTGACATGTCAGATGAAAAGGATGATGTTAACCCAGCTGACAAAAAAA CTGCTGACAGTGATCAGCTGGTCAGTAAGGAGTCCACCACAGAAGGTGCTGTCTCCTGGAGAGTCTATCATCGATACTGCCAGGCAGCTGGAG GCTACTTCATCAACTTCCTCGTCATCCTGAACATCGTCTTGATGATTGGATCCACAGCCTTCAGCAACTGGTGGCTCAGCTACTGGCTGGGGAAGGGTAACGGG ACTGATAGCCAGGGCGACGTCTCACAAAACGAAGACCTGCACTTCTACCAGCTCATTTATGGCGTGGTGGTGATTATCATGATCGCACTTGCCATCGTCAAGTGCTTCTTCTACACTGGGGTCACCTTGCATGCCGCCTGCAAATTCCACGACACCATGTTCAAGAAT ATCATCAACAGTCCCATGAGTTTCTTCGACACTACGCCAACCGGCCGCATTCTCAACCGCTTTGCCAAAGATCAAGAGGAGGTGGACACTGTGCTTCCCCTCCACATGGACCCTTTCTTGCAGTTTACTCTGTTGATCACCTTCACCGTTGTGATCATCTCATCTGTCTTTCCCCCGATGCTGGTGGCTGTGCTTATTATAGGAGCGTTGTTTATCCTCATTCTCTT TATATTCCAGCGGAGCATCCGTCATATGAAAAGGATGGAGAACATTAGTCGCTCTCCCTGCATCTCTCACACCACATCCACCCTGCAGGGCCTGAGCACCATCCATGCCTACAACACAAGAGACAGCCACATTAAAAC GTTCAAAACACTGAATGACATCAACTCCAACCACTATTTACTGTTTAACTCGGGCACCCGTTGGCTCTCCTTCTGGCTGGACTTCATGGCTGCGACCATGACCTTGATGGTTTCTCTGTTTGTAGTGCTCAGCGATGATAAGATCATCAGTCCGTCTTTGAAAGGCCTGGCCATGTCCTACACCATACAG TTGACAGGCCTGCTTCAGTACACAGTGAGGCAGTCGACGGAGGTGGAGGCAAGGTTCAACTCAGTGGAGCGCCTGCTGGAATACATCACG GGTTGTAAGTCTGAGGCCCCCAGACACATAAAGGAGGCCGAAATCCCAGAGCACTGGCCAAAGGCTGGAGCCATCACCTTCCAGGACTATAAGATGAGGTACAGGGAGAATACACCCATTGTCCTGAACGGCCTCAACTTCAGCATTCGAGCTGGAGAGAAGTTGGGGATTGTGGGAAGAACAGGCTCTG GTAAGTCTACTTTAGGCGTGGCTCTCTTCAGGTTGGTGGAGCCAGCAGACGGATCCATCGTGATAGATGGGGTGGATGTGATGTCCATTGGTCTGCAGGATCTGCgcagcaaattgtccatcatcCCCCAGgatcctgttttatttattggcACCGTCAG GTACAACCTGGACCCCTTCAATTACTACACTGATGAGGAGATCTGGGCAGCGCTGGAAAAGACCTACATGAAGGACTCA